One genomic region from Pirellulales bacterium encodes:
- a CDS encoding DUF1501 domain-containing protein has translation MDPLAERQLALTRRGFLGRAGGGLGSIALACLLGEEKARAETAPHAENGAGGLAGLPHFAPRAKRVIYLFQSGAPSQMDLFDYKPRLDQLRGSELPDSIRQGQRLTGMTSGQHSFPVANTIFRFAQHGQSGAWVSELMPHTARVVDDVCFVKSMYTEAINHDPAITFFQTGAQLAGRPSIGSWVAYGLGTENADLPAFVAMISQGSGNPTDQPLYDRLWGSGFLPTRYQGVKFRSGGDPVLYLSNPAGLDTDTRRRFLDDLAELNRAHLATSGDPEIQTRIAQYELAFRMQSAVPELTAARDEPQHVFDLYGPESKTPGTFAANCLLARRLVERGVRFVQLFHRGWDQHTKLPTQIAGQCRDTDQASAALVADLKQRGLLDDTLVVWGGEFGRTVYCQGTLTAKDYGRDHHPRCFTIWLAGGGIRPGMTLGATDDYCYNITQDPVHVHDLHATILHCLGIDHTRLTYQLQGRKFRLTDVHGNVVQQILA, from the coding sequence GTGGACCCGCTCGCTGAACGGCAACTCGCGCTCACGCGCCGCGGCTTTCTGGGCCGCGCCGGTGGCGGCCTGGGCTCGATCGCGCTGGCTTGCCTGCTGGGCGAAGAGAAAGCGCGCGCCGAAACGGCACCGCACGCCGAGAACGGCGCTGGTGGTCTGGCCGGTTTGCCGCACTTCGCGCCGCGGGCCAAACGCGTGATCTACCTGTTCCAGTCGGGCGCGCCGTCACAGATGGATCTGTTCGACTACAAACCGCGGCTCGACCAGCTGCGCGGGTCGGAACTGCCCGATTCGATCCGCCAGGGGCAGCGGCTCACGGGGATGACCAGCGGGCAGCACAGCTTTCCCGTGGCCAACACTATTTTTCGCTTCGCGCAGCACGGCCAGAGCGGCGCCTGGGTCAGCGAGCTCATGCCGCACACGGCGCGCGTCGTCGACGACGTGTGCTTCGTCAAGTCGATGTACACCGAGGCCATCAACCACGACCCGGCGATCACCTTCTTCCAGACCGGGGCGCAGCTGGCCGGGCGCCCGAGCATCGGCTCCTGGGTAGCGTACGGGCTGGGGACCGAGAACGCCGATCTGCCCGCCTTCGTGGCAATGATCTCGCAAGGCTCCGGCAACCCGACCGACCAACCGCTGTACGACCGGCTATGGGGAAGCGGCTTTTTGCCGACGCGCTATCAAGGCGTGAAGTTCCGCTCGGGCGGTGACCCTGTGCTGTACCTGTCGAATCCCGCCGGCCTGGATACGGACACGCGGCGGCGCTTTCTCGATGACCTGGCAGAACTCAATCGCGCGCACCTGGCCACCAGCGGCGATCCGGAAATTCAAACCCGCATCGCGCAATACGAGCTGGCCTTCCGCATGCAAAGCGCGGTGCCGGAACTGACCGCGGCCCGCGACGAACCGCAACATGTGTTCGATCTGTACGGCCCGGAATCAAAGACGCCCGGCACTTTTGCCGCGAATTGTTTGCTCGCGCGGCGGCTCGTCGAGCGTGGTGTGCGCTTCGTGCAGCTCTTTCACCGCGGTTGGGATCAGCACACCAAACTGCCAACGCAAATCGCCGGGCAATGCCGCGACACCGACCAGGCCTCGGCAGCGCTCGTGGCCGATCTGAAGCAGCGCGGGCTACTGGACGATACGCTGGTCGTCTGGGGCGGCGAATTCGGCCGCACTGTGTATTGCCAGGGAACGCTGACGGCAAAAGACTACGGCCGCGACCATCATCCCCGCTGCTTTACGATCTGGCTCGCCGGCGGCGGCATCCGGCCCGGCATGACGCTGGGAGCGACCGACGACTATTGCTACAACATCACGCAAGATCCGGTACACGTACACGATTTGCACGCGACGATCTTGCATTGCCTGGGCATCGACCACACGCGCTTGACCTACCAACTACAAGGACGCAAGTTCCGCCTGACCGATGTTCATGGAAACGTCGTGCAGCAGATCCTGGCGTGA